The region CAAGCGCCTCGGCGGGCACGCCGCCGCGAATCAGCTCTCCGAGTGCCTCGACGATCTCCGCCGGTCCCCAACCCATCGCCGCGAGCGCCAGGAGGTTTTCGTCACCCGGATCGCCATAGACCTCCTGCAGCCTGTCGGCGAGCACGTCCTCGATGAGCGAATTACTCATTCCCTCGTCGGCATCGACGACAAAGCCCGGATGAACCCCGGCGGGCAGCGCGTATTGCGCAAGCAACCGCCGACAGAATGCGTGGATCGTGCCGACGAAGAAGTGGTCGAGCACTGCGAGCAGGTGCTTGGCCCGGACCGTCAGGATCTCGAGCGGTTCCTCGAAGCGCTCCAGTTCCAGGCCGACGATACCCTCACCGCGAAGAACGGCGGCGAAGCCCCGCGCGATGCGCTCCTTCATCTCTGCGGCGGCGCGCTCGGTAAAGGTGATTGCCGCGATGCGGTCGGCCACACGGACCGCGACTTCATCGGCAAAGATGCGCGCGTCCGCGTCGCCGCCTCGCGAGATGGTCAGGTCTTCCGCGGCACGCGCCCATCCGGGGCCCAGACACCAGGTGAGCACGCGCGCGACGAGGGTGGCGGTCTTGCCGGTTCCGGCGCCCGCTTCGAGGACGATGGGGTGCTCGAAGCTGCTGCGTGCAAGCTCGCGGGCCTCGCCGTCGCGCAGGCGGATTTGCTGCTCGTCGCTCACGCTTCCTCCTCCCCGGATTCGGCGTCGGGCACGCTGCCGAGCCACCACAGGTTTGCGAGCCGGGAGAGCGCGGTCGCATCTTCGCCAAGGCCTGCCTGCGCCGCGTTTCGCAGCCGGTCGTGCTCGAAGCGCTCGCCCTGCACGCAGGCCGAAGCAAACTCGCAATATTCGCACGCCGTCGGTGTTGCCCCCGCCGCGGTTTCGACCCGCGGAAAGAAAACGCCCTCGTCCCAGCATTCGAGAAGAAGCTGCGCGAGTTTTGGAAAGCCTTCGCTGACCAGCGGATCCTCACCATCGAGACTCGCTTCTGCAAAGCTCGCATCGATGCGCTCATCGATAAAGAGATAGCGACCGGTGGCGCCGCCCTCGTGGGGCGCGCGCGCGTAGGCCGCCACCTGCAGGCGGCGGCCCTCGGCAACCGCTTTGTGCAGGTGCCGTTGGCGCGTATCGGCGCGCTTGCCTTCGGAAATCGGGCGCCCGGTCTTGTAGTCTGTGAGCACGAGGCGCCCTTCGCGCAGGTCCACGCGGTCGGCAAAGAACGAAATGGTCCGTCGCTCGCCGCGGTGATCTTCAACGAAAGTATCGATGCGCAGCTCCGAGCCCACGACCGAGACCCGCGATTCCTCGCTGGGCCAGTCAATCTCCAGCGCGCGGCGAATGTAGGGGAGCGAGCGCTCGGCAAGCGTCCTGTGCATTCCCGGCAGCGTGAGTGCGTTACGAAGCGCCTGCTCGCGCGCGGCACCGGCGGCCAGTTCGTGCACATGCTGCCATTGTGGTCGCGCGATCTCCCGCGCGCCCTGTTCGATCGCCTGCACGAAGTCCTCTGGAAGCTCGCCATGGCCACGGACAATCTGGTCGAGCACCCGGTGCACGACATCGCCGATGAGGCGCTGCTCCAGGCCCGGCGCCCCCGCCGGGTCGGGCGCGGGCTCAACTCGCAGCACGTTGCGCAAAAATGCGCGCCAGGGGCAGCTCGCGATGGCTTCAAGCCACGTAATAAACAGCGCTCCGGCCCGCGGATCACTCTTGTCGCTCATCGGTGCGACAAAGCCCGACCAGGGCCCGGGTCCAGCAAGGCGTCGTCGTCCTTCGGGCGTGAAGGGATGCGGATCCTTCTCTTCGAGAATTGCCTGACGTGCCGATGCGGCTTCAGCCGCGAGATTGTCATCTCTCGACTCCAGCGCAAGCGGAAGCAGTGCGGCCCATTGCTCGCGCGTACCGATCAGCGCGGCCAGCCGCAGATTTTCCTGCGCGGTGCGCGGGCGATTTTCGCCGCCTGCCCACTCGCCCGAGAGCGCGAGCGACTGCAGGCGCGGCACTTTTCGAGGCTCTTCGATGTCAGCGCGCTCAACCAGCAGTCGCTCAAGCAGCGGCGAGATCTCCCGCGCGTGTCCTTCACTGTCGGAGCGCTGCCAGGAGAGCGTCACCGCGGGCGCGGCGTCCAGAAGCTGTGCGAACAGATGCGACTCCTCGTCATAGCCGCGCCGCTTGATGGGCAGGTCGGGGAGCACTTCCAGCAGGGAACTTCGGATGCTGTCCTCGACGATGGGATCTTCGGTGATGGTGCGCGGAAAAACCCCGGCGTTAAGACCCACGACGAACAGGTGCTCGAAAGTGAGGCCCGCTGCGCGGTTGGCATCGATGATGCGCACGCCGCCGCCTTTACTGTCACTTCCGGCAATTGGAACAACGCCTTCGTTCTCCAATTGTTTGCGAAGAAGGTCCTGGAATTCCTCGCGCGTGAGTTCTTCACCCTGACCGGGAAGGCGCGAGAGTCGCACCAGCACGCCGGGCGTGTCGATGTCGCGCGCATCGTCCTTCCAGTCGAGCTGCTTCGTGAGCAGCGCTGTTGCATGCGCGCCATGCGTTTCGAGCGTGGCTGCCCCGGGCCATTTCTTCAGCATTTCGCCCAGGGCCCGCGCCAAGGCCTGCGCCCGCTTCAGAAAATCCGCGCTCAGCCAGAACCGGCGGGCGCGTAGCGGCACATTCCCGTCATCGCCGGGCGCAACGAAGCCCTCACGAATCGGAAGCGCCAGTCCTTTGCCCGCGCCCACTTCTTCGAGACTGAGTTCCACGAGCTGGGAGAGCCGCACCACGCCGAGACTGCGCAGACCGAGCACGAGCAGCTCGGGCTGCTTGATCCGCGCACCGGCCTGCAACCAGGTATCGAGCGAAGCACTCATCCCGTCTTCGAGAAGCCGAGTGAGCGCCAACGCCTTGCGACCCTGCGAAGTGAAAGCTTGGGGCAACTGCTCACCGCCGAAGGGGACGCCCAGGTCGGCAAACTCCCTGCGAATCGCCGGGAAGTAATCGCGAATCTGACGCGCCACGACGCCGATGCGCTCGGGGCGTGCGCCCCCCGCGAGCAGGGCCCGCACGCGACGTGCCACCTCGCGGATCTCGGCATCACCACCCGAGGCATTGAATGTTTCGATACCCGAGCGTGCCGGCACCGCCTTGCTTGCTTCGAAGGTCGCGACATCCTTGAGCCGGCCGCGCAGGCGCCGCGTGAATGCGTCGACACGCTCGTCGGGTTTGACGCTCACCGGGTTGGGCGGCTCGTCGAGATACAGGCGCGCGTCGCACGCACCAAGTAGCGCGCGCAAAAGCCGCGTCGCCTTTCCGGTGGCATCTGAATAACCGTGGATGAAGACCGCGCGGGCCGGCAGCACGCTCGCGCCCTGCTCTTCGAGCAGACGGGCGGCGCGCGCGACGCGGTCTTCCTGCCGGCCGATACCCAGCCGGTCCATTTCCAGCGCGCTCTGGTGACTGGCGCGCGCAACGGCCTCCGCGCGGGCCTTGTCCTTTGCCCGGCCGGGTGCGCGGACGATGGCAGCAACCACTTCATCCAGATTCTTGCTGTCGGTCCCGAGCCCCGCACTCATGAAGTCGCGCATTGCAGCGGCGGCGACCCCGTAACCGTCCTCGAAATCTTCGAGCACCTCGCGCAGAACTTTCTCCTGCGCCGCGTAACGCCGTGCCAGCACCGAGCCCAGTCCGTCCTCGAGTGCCAGTGACTCGCGTGCGTTTCGCAAGATATCGGCCGCAGTGGCCTGCAGGGTCTGCACGGAAATTCCCAGGACGGCGGGTCCAAGCTTTTCGGCAATCAAGGTCGCGACGTGGTCGCGCAACGCCCGCGAGCGCACGACCACCAGCACCGGCGTCTTCAGTAGCGCGGGATTCTCACGCACGTCCTGCAATGCCGCGCGCAGGTCGGCAAGCAGACGCTGCTGCGTCGCGCGCGGGCCGCCGCAAACGATGACGCGGCCGTTTTGACTGGATGAATTGCTCGACATACCCGCCGCTGAGTCTAACCGAGTCCCTGTGACAAATGGTGTCACAGCCCCGGAATTTTCACACTATTCCAGTGGAATGGTGACCAGATACTGGTAACGCCCGCGCACCACGGCCAGCAGCAGGGTCTCGTGATTCAGAGAGTTGCGAAGGGCCTCCAGAAAGCCTTCCTGATCGGCGGTCTTGCGCGAGTCCACCCGCACGATGACGTCGCCGGGTTGCAGGCCGATTTGTCCGGCAATGGAGCGGCGCGCGACTTCGGCGATGACAGCCCCGATCTCCGGCACGAGCTTGTAGCGTCGCCGCAGTTTCTCATCGTTCGAGACCGTGCGGATGCCGATGCGCTTCCAGAGCAGCTCTTCGACCTCGGACGAGGGCAGCGCAGTGGTGGTCAAACTCAGCCGCATGAGCTGGCGGTCGCGCAGGATCGTGAGCTGCACTTTGTCATTGACGGTGAGATTTTTCATCCGCGCACGAAAATCCCCGTAGCTCCGCATGGGGTGGCCATCGAAATCGAGCAGGACGTCCTCGATCTGAAGACCTGCGTGCGCCGCCGGGCTTGCCTTCGAAACAAAGGTCACGAGCAGGCCCTTTTCCTCTGCGCCGAAAGCCTGTGCCAGCGTGAGATCGAGTTCCTGAACCTGGAAACCCACCCAGGGTTCCTGCACCTGTCCGTACCGGATGAGGTCGTCGAGCACCCGGCGGGCGTCGTTGATGGGAATGGCGAAACCGATTCCCTGCGCCCTGCCGTCGATGGCCGTGTTGATTCCGATTACCTGCCCCAGCACATTGGCCAGCGGGCCGCCGGAGTTGCCGGGGTTGATGGCCGCATCGGTCTGCAGGAAGTTCTCGAACGAGTTCCCCTCCGCCTGGACGACGCGCCCCACGGCCGAGAGCACGCCGGTCGTTACCGTGTGGGAGAGCCCGAAGGGATTGCCAATGGCGATGACCGTCTCGCCGATGCGCACATCGCGCGAATCCCCCAGCGGCACGGCCGGGTATTTGCGGTTGTCGGGAAGGCGAAGCACCGCCAGGTCGCGGCGTTGGTCGGCGCCGATCACCTCGGCCTCGATCTCCGTGCCGTCGGCAAGAGCCACCAGCACCTGGTTTCCGCCCAGAATCACGTGAGCGTTGGTGAGCACATACCCCACCGGGTCGATCAGCACGCCCGTGCCCAGCGAGCGCACTTCGCGCCGCTGCGGCATGGTCGGAGCCGCGAAGAATCGATGCAGGCCGAAGATCTCGAAGGGGTTGTCCCGAATTTCCTGAAGGGTGCGAATATTCACCACTGCCGGGGAAATTTTCTCTACCGCGCGGACCACCGGAGTAATGCGCGGGTCGGCGGGGTTCGTGGGCTCTGTCGCGCCCGCACGGACCGGCATGCTCAGGATCAGTAGAAGAAGCGCCAGAAAGACAGGACGTCGGGGCATGGGCTGAATCCTCCGGAGGCTGGCCGCGCGCCAGGCGCGCGCGAAACATCGGCTCCCTATATAGCAGCCCGATGCCCGAATCGCGCCCCGGCAGCAGGAGCCCCAAAATGCGCTTTTTCTCCAATTTCTGCCCGCCGCGACGCGATTCCTGTGATAGGATTTCCAGCGCAGCCAGAACAGTCAGCATGGATCTTGAGGGCATCAGGGCGGGGAGGTTTATCTATGGAAGATCCGTTCACCGGGGAAGAGCCGCTGAGTTCCCTGTGGCATTCGCAGTCGCCACAGCCACTTCAGATTGAAGACTATCGGGCCTATCTGACAGCCCTTCTCTACGCGAGCTGGATCAACTTCGCGTTGGCCGTGCTCGTGCGAATTTTTTATTCGGGCTCCGAAATCTGGCCCGCCGATTCGAACCTGACGCTGGCCTACGATCTCTTCTGCGTGCTCTTTTTCCTGACCAGCGCGCCGGTCACCTACATCACCCGCGATACCCGCTGGCTCAACCGCTATCCCAGAAAACGACTTCGTCGCTTCCGCGGACTTCTGGGATTCGTCCTTGTTCGCGATGCCTTCTTCTTCCTGCTGATTCTCGCGGCGAGCAGCCCCACGCAGAGCCCCCTGGCCCTTGGCGTGCCGCTGATGCTCATTGGCGCGTGGCTGTTCTTCCCCGGAAACGGCGGCAAGACCTACGCCATCGCCTTCCTGGTTCCGTATCTTGCGCTTGTAGGGATGGAGATAACCGGCACCCTCCCCACCGGACAGCCCTTTCGGGATCTGATGGACGTGAGCGGTCCGGCAAAATTGCCGGGCCTTGCCGTGCTCGCTGTCGTGATCGGCACCATTCTGGTTCTGGGCCGCGCCGCGCGCGAGCGTCTCGACAGTGTGGGCGCCCTGCTCCATCGCCCCCCGACGCGCGATCCGGTAACAACTTTCTTCGACGCGGGCTATCTCTCGCGCCGCCTGGAAGAGGAACTCGAGCGCGCGCGCATCGAGACCGACCCGGTTACGCTGCTCTATGGGGAGCTCTCCAACCTCTGGCAAATCAAGGAACGCTTCGGCGATGCCGAGGGTGAACGCGCCCTCGTGGAATTCGGTGATGCGGTCTGGAAAACCATCCGCCGTGACGAGGACGTGGCCGTTCGCCTGAGCGGCTCGCTGTTCGCGGTGTTGTTGGTAGGTGCCAGTAGCGAGGAATCCCACAAGGTAGCCGAGCGACTCATCGAAAACACCGACGCCATCACCGCCGGCGATTCAGAAGGCGAGAGCCTCGATCTGCGCATCGGCTTTGCCACCACAACGATGGCGGCAACTGCCCATGGCCCGGCGCTGGTGGAAGCGGCGCGCCACGCCCTCTCCCGCGCACGCCAGTCAGGCACGCAAAGAATCGAATACTCGCTGTTGAAGGATCTCAATCGCGAACAGGCACTCTAGCGGAGCAAGATCCCCCAAAAAGGCCGCGTTCCTACGCGGCCTTTTTTCTGGGCTCCATGAGCTCTCGCTGAAGGAAGTCATTCATCAATTCATAGGCTTCGCGCACACCATCGACCCAATCGAAGGGGATGTAGGTGAACGCGTGTTCCATCCACGGGTAGGTTT is a window of Chrysiogenia bacterium DNA encoding:
- a CDS encoding PD-(D/E)XK nuclease family protein; its protein translation is MSSNSSSQNGRVIVCGGPRATQQRLLADLRAALQDVRENPALLKTPVLVVVRSRALRDHVATLIAEKLGPAVLGISVQTLQATAADILRNARESLALEDGLGSVLARRYAAQEKVLREVLEDFEDGYGVAAAAMRDFMSAGLGTDSKNLDEVVAAIVRAPGRAKDKARAEAVARASHQSALEMDRLGIGRQEDRVARAARLLEEQGASVLPARAVFIHGYSDATGKATRLLRALLGACDARLYLDEPPNPVSVKPDERVDAFTRRLRGRLKDVATFEASKAVPARSGIETFNASGGDAEIREVARRVRALLAGGARPERIGVVARQIRDYFPAIRREFADLGVPFGGEQLPQAFTSQGRKALALTRLLEDGMSASLDTWLQAGARIKQPELLVLGLRSLGVVRLSQLVELSLEEVGAGKGLALPIREGFVAPGDDGNVPLRARRFWLSADFLKRAQALARALGEMLKKWPGAATLETHGAHATALLTKQLDWKDDARDIDTPGVLVRLSRLPGQGEELTREEFQDLLRKQLENEGVVPIAGSDSKGGGVRIIDANRAAGLTFEHLFVVGLNAGVFPRTITEDPIVEDSIRSSLLEVLPDLPIKRRGYDEESHLFAQLLDAAPAVTLSWQRSDSEGHAREISPLLERLLVERADIEEPRKVPRLQSLALSGEWAGGENRPRTAQENLRLAALIGTREQWAALLPLALESRDDNLAAEAASARQAILEEKDPHPFTPEGRRRLAGPGPWSGFVAPMSDKSDPRAGALFITWLEAIASCPWRAFLRNVLRVEPAPDPAGAPGLEQRLIGDVVHRVLDQIVRGHGELPEDFVQAIEQGAREIARPQWQHVHELAAGAAREQALRNALTLPGMHRTLAERSLPYIRRALEIDWPSEESRVSVVGSELRIDTFVEDHRGERRTISFFADRVDLREGRLVLTDYKTGRPISEGKRADTRQRHLHKAVAEGRRLQVAAYARAPHEGGATGRYLFIDERIDASFAEASLDGEDPLVSEGFPKLAQLLLECWDEGVFFPRVETAAGATPTACEYCEFASACVQGERFEHDRLRNAAQAGLGEDATALSRLANLWWLGSVPDAESGEEEA
- a CDS encoding trypsin-like peptidase domain-containing protein; translated protein: MPRRPVFLALLLLILSMPVRAGATEPTNPADPRITPVVRAVEKISPAVVNIRTLQEIRDNPFEIFGLHRFFAAPTMPQRREVRSLGTGVLIDPVGYVLTNAHVILGGNQVLVALADGTEIEAEVIGADQRRDLAVLRLPDNRKYPAVPLGDSRDVRIGETVIAIGNPFGLSHTVTTGVLSAVGRVVQAEGNSFENFLQTDAAINPGNSGGPLANVLGQVIGINTAIDGRAQGIGFAIPINDARRVLDDLIRYGQVQEPWVGFQVQELDLTLAQAFGAEEKGLLVTFVSKASPAAHAGLQIEDVLLDFDGHPMRSYGDFRARMKNLTVNDKVQLTILRDRQLMRLSLTTTALPSSEVEELLWKRIGIRTVSNDEKLRRRYKLVPEIGAVIAEVARRSIAGQIGLQPGDVIVRVDSRKTADQEGFLEALRNSLNHETLLLAVVRGRYQYLVTIPLE
- a CDS encoding diguanylate cyclase, with amino-acid sequence MEDPFTGEEPLSSLWHSQSPQPLQIEDYRAYLTALLYASWINFALAVLVRIFYSGSEIWPADSNLTLAYDLFCVLFFLTSAPVTYITRDTRWLNRYPRKRLRRFRGLLGFVLVRDAFFFLLILAASSPTQSPLALGVPLMLIGAWLFFPGNGGKTYAIAFLVPYLALVGMEITGTLPTGQPFRDLMDVSGPAKLPGLAVLAVVIGTILVLGRAARERLDSVGALLHRPPTRDPVTTFFDAGYLSRRLEEELERARIETDPVTLLYGELSNLWQIKERFGDAEGERALVEFGDAVWKTIRRDEDVAVRLSGSLFAVLLVGASSEESHKVAERLIENTDAITAGDSEGESLDLRIGFATTTMAATAHGPALVEAARHALSRARQSGTQRIEYSLLKDLNREQAL